The stretch of DNA GGGCATTGCCCCGGACACGCTGGATGACCAGGTACGGCAGGTGATGGAGGCGGCGAAGGTCGAGCATGGTTTCGACGATTACGTGACCTACGTGCAGAAGCACGGACGGGCGCGATTCATCGAAATTCATGTGGTGTTGCCGGCCGATTATGCGCTGAGCAGTGTGGGTCAGCTGGATGCGCTGCGTGAGGAGATTTCGGCGCAGTTGGGCGAGCCGGATGCGGCGCGCTGGTTGACCATCAGTTTTACTGGCGACAAGAAGTGGATTGCCTAGAGACCGTGTAATGGTTATTCGCGAGCAGGCTCGCTCCCACATTGGAATTGTGCCGGACACAATATTTGTGAACAGCACAGGTCAACTGTGGGAGCGAGCCTGCTCGCGAAAGCTTTCTGTCAATCAACGCAGATAGTCGGCCAGCCCGCTATAGCACGTCGCCAAGTGATACGGCGTCGTCGAAGGCATGTCCTTGCGGCTGACTTCACCCTGTTCATCCCGGCACTCATGCCAACCGCCCGTATGCAGAAACCGCTGCTGCAGCGCCTGCAACTGGCGCAGCACCGCAGTTTCGCTGTCCGGACGCAACGTCAGGGCGCGCAGGTATTCCGCCTGCGCCCAGATGCGCTGCGTCGAATCCTTCGGTCGTCCATCCAACTGTAGATCAAGCATCGCCCGCACCGCACCTGAAGGCTGTTCAACGCCGAACTGTTCGGTGAAGGCGAATGCCCGGTCCAGCGCCGCGTGCAGTTTCGAGGCGCGCAGCAATGGCGAAGATTCGAGCAGGAAATACCATTCGAACTGATGGCCCGGTTCGTACCAGTTATCCACAGCGCCCAGCGGTTTCTCCATCAGCACGCCATGCTGCGGATCGACGAAGTGCTTGTGCATGGCTGTGCATAACTCGAACAGCGCTTGCTGCGTCGGCGCGTCTTCGCGCACGGCGAGGGTGGCGAGGAACGCTTCGGCCAGGTGCATCAGCGGGTTTTGCAACGGGCCGGTTTGCAGAGTGATCCAGTCGCGGTCCAGGCACGCCTCGTACAAGCCATCGCCGGTGGCGAAGCGCCGGGCGATGACTTCAAGTGCGGCATTGAGCGTAGATTCCACCAACGGCTCGCGGGACTTGGCCCAGTAATGGGCACAGGCGAACAGGATGAAGGCGTGGGTGTAGAGGTCTTTGCGCTGATCCAGCGGCTTGCCTTGTGCATCGATGCTGTAGAACCAGCCACCGTACTCGGCATCGTGGAAGTGCCGTTGCAGCGAGCGGAACAGTGTGGCGGCGCGCACATCGGCGTTATCCACAACCCCGATCAGGCTGGAAAACAGGTACAGCTGCCGTGCGCAGGCCATCGCCCTATAGCGTTGGGGCGGCAGCGGCTGGTGTGCGGCGTCCAGTGCTTCGCAGGGCAGCGCCATGTCGGCGTTCCAGCCCGGGCCTTGCCAGAGCGGCACGATCACGTTCAGAAAGTGCTGTTGCACGTCGCTGAACAGGGCGGTCAATTCGGGCAGGGAGGTGGAGCGGGAAGCATGGGGCATTGGCGGACGTCGTCACGGCTGGGGCGATTGCGCGACATGGTAGCAGAGGAGCGTCTGTTAGAGACGCGGTGTCTGTCAGTCCGCCTGCGCGAGCAAGTCTGCTCCCATAGTGGATTTGCAGCGTACACAAAACCTGTGGGAGCGAGCCTGCTCGCGAAGAGGCCAGTTCAGACGATAGAGATCAACCGGCCAGCAACCACGCGCCAGTCACTGCCGAAGCAGCGCCGGCCACTCGCACCAGTGGCGTAGCAGCCTGCGGCAGAAAACGAACCACCGCGTAACCCGCCGCATGCAGGGCAGCAGTCGCAGCGACGAAACCAGCGGCATACGCCCAAGGGCTGGTCATGTCCGGCAGCTCCAGGCCATGCGCCACTCCGTGGAACAACGCAAACAGCGCCGTCGCGACCACTGCCATCAGCAGCGGCGGACGCACGGCCAGCGCCACCGCCAGCCCCAGCGCCAGCACTGAGGCGGCAATCCCGCTTTCCAGCGCCGGCAGCTCAAGCCCTTCAAAGCCGAGCAGACCGCCGATCAGCATGGTGCCGACGAACGTGCACGGCAGCGCCCAACGTGCGGCGCCTTGCTGCTGCGCCGCCCACAGACCAACCGCGACCATCGCCAGCAAGTGGTCGAGGCCGCCGATCGGGTGGCTGATACCGGCGACCAGACCACTGTCGCCGTGGCCCGGGTGGGCGAAGGCCAGTGCCGGGGTCAGCAGCAGCGCCACGGCGCCGAGAATACGTTTGAGTGTCATGGATAAGCTTCCTTGTTGGTCAATGAATCAGGCAGCGTTCAGCAGGCCCTGGCGTTCGATGAAGGCGATGATCTCTTCCAGGCCCTGGCCGGTCTTCTGATTGCTGAAGACAAACGGCTTGCCGTTGCGCATGCGTTTCGTGTCGCTATCCATCATTTCCAGCGAGGCACCGACCAGCGGCGCCAGGTCGATCTTGTTGATCACCAGCAGGTCCGACTTGCAGATACCGGGCCCACCCTTGCGCGGCAGCTTGTCGCCGGCCGAAACGTCGATCACGTAGATGGTCAGGTCGGACAGCTCGGGGCTGAACGTCGCCGACAGGTTGTCGCCGCCGGACTCCACCAGAATCAGGTCCAGCCCCGGAAAACGCCGGTTCAGTTGATCGACCGCTTCGAGGTTGATCGAGGCGTCCTCGCGGATCGCCGTGTGCGGGCAGCCACCGGTTTCCACACCGATGATCCGCTCCGGGGCCAGTGCTTCGTTGCGCACCAGAAAGTCGGCGTCTTCGCGGGTGTAGATGTCGTTGGTGACGACGGCCAGGTTGTAGCGTTCGCGCAGCGCCAGGCACAGGGCCAGGGTCAATGCGGTCTTGCCGGAACCGACCGGGCCGCCGATGCCGACGCGCAGGGGTTGTGTGTTCATGTGCTTCTCCAAGATGACAGGCCCTAGGAACGGAACAGGCGGCTGTACTGGCGCTCATGCGCCATGCACGCCAGGGACAGGCCGAACGCGGCGCTGCCGATGTGTTCGGGATTGATACGGGTAGCGTCCTGCTGCGCCTGTTGCAGCAGCGGCAGTAATTCGCTGGTCAGGCGCTGGGCGGCTTGCTGGCCCAGCGGCAGGGTTTTCATCAGCACCGCGAGCTGGTTTTCCAGCCAGCTCCACAGCCACGCTGCGAGGGCGTCTTGCGGGTTGATGCGCCAGGCGCGGGCGGCGAGTGCCCAGCCGAGCGCCAGATGTGGCTCGACGCATTGCTCGAGAAAGCTGCGGGCCGGCGTGTCGAGTTCCGGTAAACCGTTGAGCAACTGCTGCAACGAGTAACCCATCTGCCGGCTCTCCAGGTGCAATTCGCGGGTCTCGCGGCTGGCGCGATGGGTTTCGCAGATGCGCCGCAGCTCATCCCAGTTTTCCTCGGCCGCCGCCTGACAATGCGCGAGCAACAGTGGCGCTTCGAAACGGGCGAGGTTGAGCAGCAACTGATCGCTGATCCAGCGGCGGGCGCTCTCCGGAGTGTTCACGCGGCCGTTATCCACCGCCATTTCCAGACCTTGCGAATAGCTGTAGCCGCCAATCGGCAATTGCGGACTGGCCAGGCGCAGCAGCGCCCAGGCCGGATTCACAGGCGTACGCCGAACTGATGGAGTTTGGGCGCGTAGTTGAAGTCTTCGTCGCCGTGCCGCGAATGGTGATGGCCACCGCCATAGGCACCGTGTTCTGGCTGGAACGGCGCTTCAATCGCCTCGACCTGCGCGCCCAGCTGTTCAAGCATGGCCTTGAGCACATAGTCGTCGAGCAGGCGCAGCCAGCCATTGCCGACTTGCAGGGCGACGTGGCGGTTACCGAGGTGATAGGCGGCGCGGGTCAGCTCGAAGGCATTGGCGCAGGTGACGTGCAACAGTTGCTCGGGGCGGGCGCAGACACGAACGATGCGGCCGTCGTCGGCCTGTAGGCATTCGCCGTCATACAACGGTGACTGGCCTCGCTCCAAAAACAACCCGACGTCTTCGCCATCGGCACTGAAACAGCGCAGGCGGCTCTTGCTCCGCGCTTCGAAGGTCAGGTGCAACTCGGCGGACCAGACAGGTTGAGGGTCGATTCTGCGGTGAATCACCAGCATCGGAAAGCTTCCAGCAGTGGACAGGTAGGGAGGGCTAGAGCAAGGGGCTTGCCAACCGCATGAGATGTAGGAAATCCCTGTCGGAGCGTAGTGGATGTTTCAAGATGTTGCGGAATTTTGGAAGGTTTTGGTGCGTGAAGATTTTTACATGCACCAATTTATGGCGACCACGCAAAACAATGTAGGAGTGAGCCTGCTCGCGATAACGGTGTGTCAGGCAGCAAATACTTCGACTGATAAACCGTTATCGCGAGCAGGCTCACTCCTACAGGGGGGGATTTGCGGTAGATCCGGAAGAGGGAATTACTCGGTACTGCCCAGCCCTTGCCAGTGCTTGAGGCCGATAAAGATGAAGCGCAGTTGCTGGGTGATCTTCGCTTGTGGCGTCAGATGTTCCGGCAGGGCTTCGGCGGGTGGGTCGATGATGTCCGGCAGTGTGGCGAACACCGATTTGACGATCAGGTCGGCCATCACGCTCAGGCCGGCAGCGTCCAGATGTTGCAGCTTGGGCATCAGCGTCAGGTCGGCCGCGAGGTCGGCGCTGATGTTCTCGCGCAGACGGCCAATCGCCTGGCGCACCGGCTGCGAGCCGCCGTACTGCTCGCGGGCGAGAAACAGGAACTGCGAACGGTTGGCGCTGACCACGTCGAGGAAGATCCGCACCGAGGCATCGATGATGCCGCCCATGACGAATTCATTGTGGCGCACCAGGCGGATGGTCGCGCGGAAGGTCTGGCCGACTTCACTGACCAGCACCAGACCCAACTCGTCCATGTCGGCGAAATGCCGATAGAAACCGGTTGGCACGATGCCCGCGGTCTTGGTCACTTCGCGCAAGCTCAGGCTGCCGAATCCTCGGCCGCTTTCCATCAAATGGCGGGCAGCGTCCATCAGGGCATTGCGGGTCTGTTGTTTCTGTTCGGCGCGGGGCAGCATCGCAAAGGCGTTTTCTTCGGCGGGACAAGCGCCGCACTCTAGCAAATCGGCTTTGTCGGCGTCGAACGGCAGGGGATATTCAGCGAGGTAAAATGCAGTCTTGCGGTTGCCGGAGCTGAAAAAGTCAAAAGCCCAATCGGGTGATTGGGCTTTTTTTCCAGGCCGCCACGGGCTTAGCTCAAAGCGCTGTTGCGTTCGATCACACGGTCACCACCACCTTCGGCCAGAGTTTGACCTTGTGGGGTTTTATCGTAGCCATCAGAAGCCAGGGTCTGACCTTGTGGGGTTTTGTCGTAGCCGTCAGAAGCCAGGGACTGACCTTGTGGAGTCTTGTCATAGCCGTCTTGAACCAGACCTTTCTCTTCCAGGCGATCACGGCCACCTTCTGCTACAGCTTGACCTTGTGGAGTCTTGTCGTAGCCATCTTGTACCAAGCCTTTTTCTTCCAGACGGTTACGGCCGTTTTCAGCCAGGGTCTGACCTTGTGGAGTACGGTCGCCGCCGTCAGCAGCAACAGTCTGGCTGAATACCGAGTGGTTCGATTTCACTTGTGGGGTAGCCTGATCGGCAGCGGGCAGAGCGAAAGCAGTGCTGGCTAGCATCGACAGGGTAAGGCTGAGCAGTAATTGGCGTTTCATGATGGGTTGCTCCTTGGGAGGGCGATAAAGTGGGTACGAAGCCAATGCTACTCTCGATAAGTCGATATAAAAGTTCATAAACGCAATGGTAATAATCAACAGAATTGATTGTTCCACTGAGGCGCTCTATCTCGGGCGTTTGCGGACGGTGGTTTTGCACCGCAGTGGGTATTTTCGACTCACTCGCGCCTCGCAAATGTGCGGGTGGCGGTAACGCTGTTCGACCAATCGGTCAGCATTCGGGCGATTTTTTGCCCCGGAATCTATATTCCGATTAAACCTGCGCACTGTTTGCCAGTCGTAGAATTCATGAGGGCCGCTTTGGCCCGTCGTTTCAGCTGTGCGTCGCGAAGTCGGCGTGCGGTCGTCATCAGGAGTCTTGTGCATGACGCGCACCGGGAAAATCTTCAGTTGGACCTTCGCCACCCTCGTACTGCTGCTGGCGGTGCTGGTTCTGATCATCGTGTTCTTCGATTGGAACCGGATCAAACCGCCGCTCAACGCCAAAGTCTCGGAAGAACTGCATCGACCGTTTGCCATCAATGGCAACCTCGCGGTGATCTGGCAGCGCGAGCCGGACGAGGGTGGCTGGCGGGCCTGGGTGCCGTGGCCGCACGTGGTCGCTGAAGACTTGACGCTGGGCAATCCGCAGTGGTCGAAGCAGCCGCAGATGGTCACCCTCAAACGCGTGGAACTGCGCATCTCACCACTGGCGCTGCTGGCACAACGGGTGACGATCCCGCGCATCGACCTGACCGAACCCAACGCGCAACTGCAACGCCTGGCCGATGGCCGCGCCAATTGGACGTTCAAGTTCGATCCGAAGGACCCGAACGCCGAACCGTCCAGTTGGGTGGTGGACATCGGCGCGATCGGCTTCGACAAGGGCCACGTCACGCTGGACGATCAGACGCTGAAGACCAGCCTGGACGTGGTGATCGATCCGCTGGGCAAACCGATTCCGTTCAGCGAGATCGTCGGTGACAAAGCTGCGAAGACTGCGCAGGACAAGGGCGCTGCACCGCAGGATTATGCGTTCGCGCTGAAGGTCAAAGGCCAGTATCACGGTCAGAACCTTACCGGCCAGGGCAAGATCGGCGGGCTACTGGCGTTGCAGGACGCGAACAAACCGTTCCCGCTGCAGGCCCAGGCGAAGATCGGCGCCACCAGCATCGAACTGGCCGGCACCCTGACCGACCCGCTCAACCTCGGCGCCCTCGATCTGCGTCTGAAACTGGCCGGTGCCAGCCTCGGTAACCTCTATCCGCTGACCGGCGTGACCCTGCCGGACACGCCGCCGTATTCCACCGACGGCCATCTGATTGCCAAACTGCACGACGCTGGCGGGGCGAAATTCACCTACGAGCAGTTCAACGGCAAGATCGGCAGCAGCGATATTCACGGCGATCTGACCTACGTCGCCAGCCAGCCGCGGCCAAAACTCAGCGGTGCGCTGCTGTCCAATCAACTGCTGTTCGCCGACCTCGCGCCGCTGATCGGCGCCGACTCGAATGACAAGCAAAAGGCCCGCGGTGGCGAGAGCAAACAGCCGACGGACAAAGTGCTGCCGGTCGAAGAGTTCAAGACCGACCGCTGGCGCGCGATGGACGCCGACGTAGAGTTCACCGGCAAACGCATCGTGCACAGCGAAAAACTGCCGTTCACCGACCTCTATACCCACCTGAAACTCAATGACGGCGAACTCGGCCTCGAGCCGCTGCGCTTTGGCGTGGCCGGCGGCAATCTGGATGCGCAGATCCGCCTCAACGGCCGCACCGAACCGCTGGAAGGCCGGGCCAAACTGACCGCCCGAGGCTTCAAGCTCAAGCAGCTATTCCCGACCTTCGAACCGATGAAAACCAGCTTCGGTGAGCTCAATGGCGACGCCGACATCAGCGGTCGCGGCAACTCGGTGGCCAAGCTGCTGGGCGGCGCCAATGGCAACCTCAAGATGCTGATCAACGACGGTGCGATCAGCCGCGAGCTGATGGAACTGGCGGGGCTCAACGTCGGCAACTATGTGGTTGGCAAGATCTTTGGCGACAAGGAAGTGAAGATCAACTGCGCAGCAGCCGACTTCGACATCAAGACTGGCCTGGCGACTACACGCCTGTTTGTCTTCGATACCGAGAACGCGATCATCTATATCGACGGCACGGCGAACATGGCCACCGAGCAACTGGACCTGACCGTGACCCCGGAATCCAAGGGCTGGCGTTTGATCTCGCTGCGTTCGCCGTTGTACGTGCGTGGCAAGTTCATCAAGCCGGATGCTGGCGTGAAGGCAGTGCCGCTGTTGCTGCGCGGCGCGGGAATGGTCGCGTTGGGCGTGATCGCCGCACCGGCAGCGGGGCTGCTGGCGCTGGTGGCGCCGAGCGGTGGTGAGCCGAATCAGTGTGCACCGTTGCTGCAACAGATGAAGGCGGGCAAGGCGCCAGTGACCGTCAAGCCAACGAAGTAAATCTTCAGCGTTTGTAAAAGCGTCATCGCGAGCAGGCTCACTCCTACAGGTACAGCGCAAAACTTGTAGGAGTGAGCCTGCTCGCGATAGCGGTATCGAAGGTTCAGAGGTCTTTCAGAATGTCGGCCATGTCATCCGCATGCTCTTCTTCCTGCGCCAGGATGTCTTCGAAGATGCGCCGGGTGGTCGGGTCTTTTTCGCCGATGTACTGAATGATTTCGCGGTAGCTGTCGATGGCGATCCGCTCTGCCACCAGGTCTTCGTAGACCATTTCCTTCAAGGTGTTCCCGGCCACGTACTGGGCGTGGGACATTTTCGACAGCAGGTCCGGATTGAACTCCGGCTCGCCGCCCAGTTGCACGATGCGCTCGGCCAGACGGTCGGCGTGTTGTGCTTCCTGGGTCGCGTGTTCGAGGAATTCGTTGGCGGCCACATTGGCTTTCAGGCCGTTGGCCATGAAGTAGTGACGCTTGTAGCGCAGGACGCAGACCAGCTCGGTGGCCAACGATTCATTGAGCAAGCGCAGCACTTCCTCACGGTTGGCGCTGTAGCTCTCGGTTACCGCGCCGTTCTCGACGTGTTGCCGTGCGCGCTCGCGCAGGGTTTTTACATCAGACAAATGCAGGTCATCGCTCATTTCGATCTCCAGGAGGCTAATCCAATGGGCGCCACGCTCTACAGGCGTGATCGCGTACCCAAGTTGTGAGTCATGCGCGATGCAAAAAGTTTTATCGGTTTTACCCGGGGCTCCCTGTTGGCGCTGCCGAAGGCTGCGATCTTGGCGTCAGCCCGGACAACACGGCTTCTGCCTGTAACCAGGTAAAAAACGCCCGCACCGGCGGATGCCGTTCGCGCCCCGGCACGCACAGCGCGCTGTAACCCGCGCCATCGACCTGCACCTGGCCCTTGTACGGCACCAGCAAACCGCTGGCGACGCTTTCGGAAACCAGAATATTGCTCGCCAGCACCAGGCCCTGCCCGGCAATCGCCGCCTGCAGGGCGTAATGCTCTTCGTCGTATTCGCGGATTGCCGGGTGCTGCTTCAGCCAGTGTTCGCCAGACCGCGCGCACCACGCCTCCCAGCCATGGGCAAAGAGCTTTGAGTTGTGCCAGCGCACGCTGATCAGCGCCGGCGTGCGCCGGGCGGCCAGCGCCACCTGCTCCGGCGATCCATACACCCCGAATGACTCATCGAACAGGCACATCCCGTAGAGATTGGGGTAGTCGTCGAGGCTGTAGCGCAACACCAGATCGACGCTGGCGTCCTGATGCAGGTCGATGACTTCGCAGTGGGTGTCAAGCCGCACGTTGATGTTCGGGTGTTGCGCATAAAACCGCCCGAGGCGCGGCACCAGCCACAGCGCGGCGAACGCGGCGGTGGTTGACAGCGTCAGGCTGCTGCCGCTGCGCTGCGGGCGCAGGGTGTCGACGCTTTGCGCCACTTCCAGCAGCGCGCCGTGCAGGCTGCGAAACAGTCGCTCACCGCCCTCGGTCAGGCGCACCTGACGCGGCAGGCGTTCGAATAGCGCCACGCCGAGCCAGTCTTCCAGCGAACGGATCTGATGGGAGATCGCGGTGGGCGTGACCGACAACTCTTCGGCGGCGGCCTTGAAACTCAGCAGGCGCGAGGCGGACTCGAAGGCGCGCAGGGCGGTCAGCGGCAACGAAGCGAACATTGGAAACTCCATGGATGAAATGGATTCATCCCGACTGATTTTTACTCATTTGAAGAGACGCAGTGACGGGCCGCAAGCTGCAAGCCACAAGCAGTTTGATTCTAGTCCGGAGCAAATACAGATGAACAGGATTCTTGCGATTCATGCCAGCCCACGGGGTGATCGTTCGCACTCACGGCGCCTGGCGGAAAGTTTTCTCAGCGCCTGGCAACTGCGCCACCCGCAGGCTCAAGTCACCCGTCGCGAAGTCGGACGGGCGCTGATTCCAGCAGTCAACGAGGCGTTCGTGGCAGCGGCGTTTTACCCGGAGCCGCAAGCGCGGCCGTTGTCGATGCGGGCCGATCTGGCGCTCAGCGATCAACTGGTCGGCGAGTTGTTCGAGCATGATCTGCTGCTGATTTCCACGCCGATGTACAACTTCAGCGTGCCCAGCGGCCTCAAGGCCTGGGTCGATCAGATCGTGCGCCTGGGCCTGACCTTCGATTACACCCTGGACAACGGCGTGGCCCAATACACGCCGCTGTTGCAGGGCAAGAAAGCCCTGATCGTCACCAGCCGTGGCGGTTTCGGCTTCGGCCCGGGCGGTGAACTGGAAGCGCTGAACCATGCCGATCCATGGTTGCGCACGGCGCTGGGGTTTGTCGGCATCAACGACGTCACCGTGGTCGCGGCCGAGGGGGAAGAGTCGGCAGAGCGCACCTTCGCGGTGTCGGTGGCCGAGGCCGAGCAACGTTTGCTCGACCTCGCCCGGGCGTTCTAGATGGCCTGGCTGTTCCTGCTGATCGCCGCCGGGTTCGAAGTCACGTTCGCCATGGGCATGAAGTACGCCGAAGGCTTCACCCGCTTGTGGCCGTCGGTGATCACCGTGGTGGCGGCCGTTGGCGGGGTCTACTTCCTGACGTTGGCGATGCGCGAGTTACCGGTGAGCGTTGCCTATCCGATCTGGACGGCAATCGGCTCGCTGGGCACGGTGTTTCTCGGTTTTGCCTTGCTCGGCGAAAGCCTGACGCTGGTAAAACTGCTGTCGGTGGGACTGATTGTGGCGGGGGTGGTGGGCCTGAAGTAGGCTGGTCGTGGCGTTGTCATCATCGTGGGGGATGCTTGGCGGGCGTTTTGCACGTCTGGCATCCACTCAGCGACCACAAGGATGTTTGCCCATGTCACAAGGTACGGCGACACGTTATCCACTGGTGCTGGTGCCGGGCATGCTCGGGTTTATCCGGCTGCTGCTGTACCCGTACTGGTACGGGATTATCAAGGCGTTGCGCCGCGGTGGTGCAACGGTGATCGCGGTGCAGGTGTCGCCGCTCAATTGCACCGAGGTGCGCGGCGAGCAGTTGCTGGCGCGGATCGACGAGATTCTGCGCGAGACCGGCGCCGCCAGAGTCAATCTGTTCGGCCACAGTCAGGGTTCGCTGACCGCCCGTTACGCTGCGGCCAAGCGACCGGATCTGGTTGCGTCGGTGACCTCGGTGGCCGGGCCCAATCACGGTTCGGAACTGGCCGACTACCTGCAAAAACATTACCCGGCGGACAGCGCCAAGGGCCGCCTGCTTGAGGCGCTGCTGCGTTTTGTCGGCTGGCTGATGGCGTTGCTGGAAACCGGTTACCACGGGCCGAAGCTGCCGGTGGACATCCACGCCTCGCATCAATCGCTGACCAGCGAAGGGGTGGCGCTGTTCAATCGGCGTTATCCACAGGGCCTGCCCGAGACCTGGGGCGGGCACGGACCGGAAGAGGTCAACGGCGTGCGGTATTACTCGTGGTCAGGGACGCTGCAACCGGGCAAGACCGATCGCGGCGGCAACCTGTTTGACGGCACCAATCGCAGTTGTCGGTTGTTCGCGACAACCTTTGTGCGTGAGCCAGGGCAGTGTGACGGGATGGTCGGGCGGTATAGCTCGCACCTGGGCACGGTGATTGGCGACGATTACCCGTTGGATCACTTCGACATCGTCAACCAGTCGCTGGGGCTGGTGGGCAAGGGCGCGGATCCGGTGCGGCTGTTTGTCGAGCATGCGGCGCGGCTCAAGGCTGCCGGCGTGTGAAGGTCAGTTACACCGCGTTATCGTTCTTCGCGAGCAAGCCCGCTCCCATATTTGGAATGCATTCCACCTGATGGAACTCGGTCGAATGTGGGAGCGGGCTTGCTCGCGAAGAGGCCTGATCAGGCGACGCTGAGTTTGCGGCCTAGAACGGTGGTCCAACGCTCGGAAAGAATCACCCCGCCCAAGGTCAGCAAACCTCCGACCAAGTGGTACATCGCCAACTCTTCCTTCAACACCACCGCGGCAATCAGCGCGGTGATCAGCGGCAGCAAGTTGAAGAACAGTGTCGTGCGGCTCGGTCCCAGACGCTGCACCGCCTGCATCCACGCCAGCGGCGCGAGCATCGACGCCAGCAGGCACGCGTACAGCACCAGCGGAATGTTCTGCACGGTCAGGCCGGTTTTCGGCGAGGCGGCATACAGCGGAAACAGCACCACAATCGCCACCAGCACCTGCAGGTACAGCAACACCAGCGGCGGCAGGCGCAGCTGCCATTTTTTCAGCAAGGTGCTGTAGATCGCGTAGGCGAGGGTGGCGATCAGCATCATCGCGTCACCCAGGTTCACCCCGTGTTGCAGCAGCGCGCCGAGGCTGCCGGATGACACCACCACCAGCACGCCGGCGAACGACAGCACCGCGCCGAACAATGCACCGGCGGTCAGGCGCTGGCCGAGGCTGATGATCGCCATGGCCAGCGACATCAGCGGCATCAACGACAGAATGATGCCCATGTTGGTCGCGGTGGTCAGGGTGGCGGCGAAGTAGGCCAGGCTCTGATAGATCGCCATGCCGAGCACGCCGAGGACGAAGATCTTGCCCAGGTTCGGGCGGATCTGCGGCCAGTGGGTGACTACCGCTTTGAGCATGAAAGGCGTGAACAGCAGGCCGGCGAGCAGCCAGCGGTAAAAACCGATCTCGGCGGGGAAGATCGCCCCGACGGCCAGTTTGTTGATCACGGTGTTGCCGGCCCAGATGAAAATCGCCAGCAAGGGAAACGCGTATTGCATGGGTTAAAACCATAACGTTGATGAACGGTGATTATCTCCTGTCTGGATGCAGCCCTATACTGCGAACCGGACAACCTGCCTCTGAAACCGGACAGCATGAACAGCAAACACATCGATCTGCTGGATTTCAGCGAACTGCCGTCAGCGGTGTACTTTCGCTACGCCGACTTCAACACCCATGAATACGCCGCTCCGCACCGCCATCCGTGGGGCACGCTGGAGTATGCGGCCCACGGCGTGTTGCACATGGACGTCGACGGCAGCCGCTTCATGTCGCCGCCGCACTACGCGGTGTGGGTGCCGCCGCAGGTCGAGCACAGTTTCTACAGCCACCAGCCGGTCAATTATCGCGCGGTGTGCCTCGATGCCAAGGTCTGCGCCGATCTGCCGGCACGCGCCTGCACGCTGGCGATCAGCGACATCCTCAAGGCGATCCTCAAGGACTTCGCCGCCCGCGATGTGCAAATCCCCGAACTCGATGCCGATCAGCGTCTGGCCCAGGTGCTGGTTGATCAACTGCAGCAGGCGCCGGTGCATGAATGCTATCTGCCGTACGCGAGCCATCCCGGGTTGCTGGCGATTCTCGACGCATTGCAGGCCGATCCGGGGAACAATCAGCCGCTGGCGCACTGGGCGGCGCAGGTGCACGTCAG from Pseudomonas sp. P8_229 encodes:
- a CDS encoding AsmA family protein; the protein is MTRTGKIFSWTFATLVLLLAVLVLIIVFFDWNRIKPPLNAKVSEELHRPFAINGNLAVIWQREPDEGGWRAWVPWPHVVAEDLTLGNPQWSKQPQMVTLKRVELRISPLALLAQRVTIPRIDLTEPNAQLQRLADGRANWTFKFDPKDPNAEPSSWVVDIGAIGFDKGHVTLDDQTLKTSLDVVIDPLGKPIPFSEIVGDKAAKTAQDKGAAPQDYAFALKVKGQYHGQNLTGQGKIGGLLALQDANKPFPLQAQAKIGATSIELAGTLTDPLNLGALDLRLKLAGASLGNLYPLTGVTLPDTPPYSTDGHLIAKLHDAGGAKFTYEQFNGKIGSSDIHGDLTYVASQPRPKLSGALLSNQLLFADLAPLIGADSNDKQKARGGESKQPTDKVLPVEEFKTDRWRAMDADVEFTGKRIVHSEKLPFTDLYTHLKLNDGELGLEPLRFGVAGGNLDAQIRLNGRTEPLEGRAKLTARGFKLKQLFPTFEPMKTSFGELNGDADISGRGNSVAKLLGGANGNLKMLINDGAISRELMELAGLNVGNYVVGKIFGDKEVKINCAAADFDIKTGLATTRLFVFDTENAIIYIDGTANMATEQLDLTVTPESKGWRLISLRSPLYVRGKFIKPDAGVKAVPLLLRGAGMVALGVIAAPAAGLLALVAPSGGEPNQCAPLLQQMKAGKAPVTVKPTK
- the ureG gene encoding urease accessory protein UreG, whose protein sequence is MNTQPLRVGIGGPVGSGKTALTLALCLALRERYNLAVVTNDIYTREDADFLVRNEALAPERIIGVETGGCPHTAIREDASINLEAVDQLNRRFPGLDLILVESGGDNLSATFSPELSDLTIYVIDVSAGDKLPRKGGPGICKSDLLVINKIDLAPLVGASLEMMDSDTKRMRNGKPFVFSNQKTGQGLEEIIAFIERQGLLNAA
- a CDS encoding TetR family transcriptional regulator, giving the protein MLPRAEQKQQTRNALMDAARHLMESGRGFGSLSLREVTKTAGIVPTGFYRHFADMDELGLVLVSEVGQTFRATIRLVRHNEFVMGGIIDASVRIFLDVVSANRSQFLFLAREQYGGSQPVRQAIGRLRENISADLAADLTLMPKLQHLDAAGLSVMADLIVKSVFATLPDIIDPPAEALPEHLTPQAKITQQLRFIFIGLKHWQGLGSTE
- the ureE gene encoding urease accessory protein UreE, whose product is MLVIHRRIDPQPVWSAELHLTFEARSKSRLRCFSADGEDVGLFLERGQSPLYDGECLQADDGRIVRVCARPEQLLHVTCANAFELTRAAYHLGNRHVALQVGNGWLRLLDDYVLKAMLEQLGAQVEAIEAPFQPEHGAYGGGHHHSRHGDEDFNYAPKLHQFGVRL
- a CDS encoding AGE family epimerase/isomerase, with amino-acid sequence MPHASRSTSLPELTALFSDVQQHFLNVIVPLWQGPGWNADMALPCEALDAAHQPLPPQRYRAMACARQLYLFSSLIGVVDNADVRAATLFRSLQRHFHDAEYGGWFYSIDAQGKPLDQRKDLYTHAFILFACAHYWAKSREPLVESTLNAALEVIARRFATGDGLYEACLDRDWITLQTGPLQNPLMHLAEAFLATLAVREDAPTQQALFELCTAMHKHFVDPQHGVLMEKPLGAVDNWYEPGHQFEWYFLLESSPLLRASKLHAALDRAFAFTEQFGVEQPSGAVRAMLDLQLDGRPKDSTQRIWAQAEYLRALTLRPDSETAVLRQLQALQQRFLHTGGWHECRDEQGEVSRKDMPSTTPYHLATCYSGLADYLR
- a CDS encoding urease accessory protein UreF: MNPAWALLRLASPQLPIGGYSYSQGLEMAVDNGRVNTPESARRWISDQLLLNLARFEAPLLLAHCQAAAEENWDELRRICETHRASRETRELHLESRQMGYSLQQLLNGLPELDTPARSFLEQCVEPHLALGWALAARAWRINPQDALAAWLWSWLENQLAVLMKTLPLGQQAAQRLTSELLPLLQQAQQDATRINPEHIGSAAFGLSLACMAHERQYSRLFRS
- a CDS encoding HupE/UreJ family protein — encoded protein: MTLKRILGAVALLLTPALAFAHPGHGDSGLVAGISHPIGGLDHLLAMVAVGLWAAQQQGAARWALPCTFVGTMLIGGLLGFEGLELPALESGIAASVLALGLAVALAVRPPLLMAVVATALFALFHGVAHGLELPDMTSPWAYAAGFVAATAALHAAGYAVVRFLPQAATPLVRVAGAASAVTGAWLLAG